The sequence GTCGCCGTCCTTGTCGCGCCGGGAAAAGACCTTGACGTCCATGACGATCCCCTCGACCCCCGAGGGAACTTCCAGGGAGGTGTTCTTGACGTCGGCGGCCTTCTCGCCGAAGATTGCCCGCAGCAACCGTTCCTCGGGCAGGAGTTCGGTCTCGCCCTTGGGGGTGACCTTCCCCACCAGGATGTCGCCGGGGCGGACTTCGGCACCGATCCGGATCACGCCTTCCTCGTCCAGGTGGCGCAGGTTTTCCTCGCTCACCCCGGGGATGTCGGCGGTGATCTCTTCGCGGCCGAGCTTGGTGTCCCGGGCCCCGATCTCGTATTTCTCGATGTGGATCGAGGTGTAGACATCCTCGCGCACCAGGCGTTCGCTGATCACGATCGCGTCCTCGAAGTTGTACCCGCGCCAGGGCATGAAGCAGGCGAGGACGTTGCGCCCCAGGGCCAGCTCGCCCCCACAGGTGGCGGGGCCGTCGGCGATGACGTCTCCCTTGCGGACACGCTGTCCCTTGCTCACGATCGGCTTCTGGTTGTTGCAGGTGCCGGCGTTGGTGCGGGCGAACTTGCGCAGCTCGTGCCGGACGCCGTTGATGACGACGCCGTCGGCGGTGGCGGATTCCACCACGCCGCCCTCCTCGGCGGCGACGATGACGCGCGAATCGACCGCGGTCTTCCCTTCCAGGCCGGTGGCCACGATCGGAGCCTCCGTCTTCAGGAGGGGCACCGCCTGGCGCTGCATGTTCGATCCCATCAGGGCGCGGTTGGCGTCGTCGTGTTCGAGGAAGGGGATGAGGCTGGCGGCCACGCTCACCAACTGCTTGGGCGAAACGTCCACGAACTGGACTTCCTTGCGCGGGGCCATGGTGAACTCGCCGCGGAACCGGGCCTGGACCAGCTCGTCGAGCATGCGCCCGGAGGCGTCCACCCGGACGTTGGCCTGGGCGATGATGTACTTCTCCTCGTCGTCGGCGGTCAGCCAGGCCACGTTCTCCTTGATGTCGTTTTTGGTTTCCAGGGGGAGAAAACGGCCGTTGACCGACCGGCGGTACGGGGTTTCGATGAAACCGAGGTCGTTGACCCGGGCGAAGGTGGAGAGGCTGGAGATCAGGCCGATGTTGGGGCCTTCCGGGGTCTCGATGGGGCAGATACGGCCGTAGTGGCTGGAGTGAACGTCCCGGACTTCGAATCCGGCCCGTTTCCGGGAGAGCCCCCCGGGACCGAGCGCGGTCAGCCGGCGCTTATGGGTCAGCTCCGCCAGGGGGTTGGTCTGGTCCATGAACTGGGAGAGCTGGGAACGTCCGAAAAACTCCCGCAGGACGCTGGATATGGCCTTGGGGTTGACCAGCTTATGCGGAGTCAGGGTCTCGGCGCTGCTCTCGTACACGTTCATCTTGTCCTTGACCATCCGCTCCAAACGGGCCAGGCCGCTGCGGCACTGGTCCTGGAGGAGCTCTCCGACCATGGCCACCCGGCGCATGCCCAGGTGATCGATGTCGTCGATGGCGTTGTCGGGCAGGCCGGCGTTGAGGCGCATGAGGTAGCGGATGGCTTCGACGATGTCCTTCTTGCGCAGGGAGACATGGTCGAGCTCCTTGCGGTCGACCGACAGTTCGAGCTTCTGGTTGAGCTTGTAACGCCCCACCCTCCCCAGGTCGAAACGGCGACGGTCGAAGAAACGCCGTTCGATCAGGTCGATGGCCTTCTTGTCGGTGGGGGGATCGCCGGGGCGAAGGCGCTTATAGATGTACCGCAGGGCGGTCTCCTGGCTGTCGGTGGGGTCCTCCTTGAACATGGCCACCAGCGATTCGACCGCGGGAGAGGGGATGAAGACCTCGATCGATCGTTCCCAGCGCCCCTTGCGCAGAGTCTCCAGGATATCCTTGTCCACCTTGGTATATGCCGGGTAGAGGATCGTA is a genomic window of bacterium containing:
- the rpoB gene encoding DNA-directed RNA polymerase subunit beta; this encodes MISKAELGQRIDYSRISEKVEMPDLLDIQRVSYKEFLQEDTLPEKRKNQGLQEVFQEVFPIQSYDGNTTLEFISYSLGTPRYNMEECQRRSMTYAVPLKVRLRLTSGGTTKEDTVFMGNVPKMTPQGSFIINGAERVIVSQLHRTPGICFEEVKRPGVGQGVLYMFRIIPSRGSWLEAEFRPNGVIYIFLDKKRNRRKFLATTLLRALGYGSDRKIIDLFCKVEELSPSNRDESRSLLGRYLSAPVLDEKNTILYPAYTKVDKDILETLRKGRWERSIEVFIPSPAVESLVAMFKEDPTDSQETALRYIYKRLRPGDPPTDKKAIDLIERRFFDRRRFDLGRVGRYKLNQKLELSVDRKELDHVSLRKKDIVEAIRYLMRLNAGLPDNAIDDIDHLGMRRVAMVGELLQDQCRSGLARLERMVKDKMNVYESSAETLTPHKLVNPKAISSVLREFFGRSQLSQFMDQTNPLAELTHKRRLTALGPGGLSRKRAGFEVRDVHSSHYGRICPIETPEGPNIGLISSLSTFARVNDLGFIETPYRRSVNGRFLPLETKNDIKENVAWLTADDEEKYIIAQANVRVDASGRMLDELVQARFRGEFTMAPRKEVQFVDVSPKQLVSVAASLIPFLEHDDANRALMGSNMQRQAVPLLKTEAPIVATGLEGKTAVDSRVIVAAEEGGVVESATADGVVINGVRHELRKFARTNAGTCNNQKPIVSKGQRVRKGDVIADGPATCGGELALGRNVLACFMPWRGYNFEDAIVISERLVREDVYTSIHIEKYEIGARDTKLGREEITADIPGVSEENLRHLDEEGVIRIGAEVRPGDILVGKVTPKGETELLPEERLLRAIFGEKAADVKNTSLEVPSGVEGIVMDVKVFSRRDKDGDVSAQRDKARIKEINQQYKQDVARTRQERQEKLTELLYGKKLKGSVQLGDTAEVIIPGGKKVSKAMIQQLEPLDYDELQIDGDDETTDAFRRIMVEYGVRLEELDLHRNQELEEIRVGDELEPGVIKKVQVYIATKRKLQVGDKMAGRHGNKGVIAKILPVEDMPFLEDGTPVDIVLNPLGVPSRMNVGQVLETHLGWAGKLLGLKFSTPVFDGIKEETIREQLVKAGLPQTGKVTLYDGRTGEPFGGKVVVGYIYMMKLHHLVAEKTHARATGPYSLVTQQPLGGKAQKGGQRFGEMEVWALEAYGAAYALQEMLTVKSDDIEGRKRIYESIVKGSNTLEAGTPESFNVLVKELRSLALDIRMEKSTAARL